agaagacaaaattaGAAAGGGATCGAGAGAAGACAAAATTAGAAAGGGATCGAGCAGCCCGCAATCTCCCTTTTTGAGTTACAGCAACTAACTACAAGAAACTGAATATACAATTGCATGGAGCACATTTCCTGAAATTGGCTATTGTATACCAAAACTATCAAATTCCGGATATACTGAAATTCTTATGTAAATAGAACTTCAATGAATCATGAGTGAGAGAATATTATACATAATCTCTTAAACTTAAAATAGttgttgtttctttctttccgcACAGCCCAGCAGATGGTACAAGGAACTAGAATTCAGATGATACTCCCCTTTAGATATATAATTGGGATTCCAATCCATTGTAGTTATTCAAGCCAAAAACTTTTAGGTCCTTCATCCTTTAAACCATTATAGAAATGGATCACATTGAATTTGATCAAAAGATTGAATGAATGTTTTGAATATTAAACATCCCACGCAAAGTATACCATGAAGTGTAAAACATCTTAAAATTGAATTGTTCCTGAACTCTTACAGGTATTTGATGGACATGGAGGAAAAGGTGCTGCAAATTTTGTCCGCGAAAATTTGCCGAGGGTCATTGTGGAGGATGCTGATTTTCCTTTGGAACTTGAAAAAGTGGTCATGAGGTCATTTATGGAGACAGATGCCAAATTTGCAAGCAAATGTTCCCTGCAGTCTTCCCTGTCTTCCGGAACAACTGCTCTGACAGCAATGATATTTGGGAGGTTAGTAATCCATTATTCATGCTGACTGATTATTTCTTTTCGTCAAATTATTTGCAAAAAATTATCACCTGGTTTTCCTACATGGATTTCATGGAAAGAATCTCATTAATAGGCACCTAACTCTACCCTGTGCTAGTTCAAATGAGACTAAAATTGGGCTCCTGCCCACATCTTTTTCAGAGCAATCCAAATTTTCCAACTGACAAACAAGGAATTGAAAATTCTAGGACTACCAAGATCGTGCACGGACTACAGTGGGAGACACATGGCATTGTGAGACCATTCCCTAGATATCCTACATTCAAATTTACCATATCATTCTTCCACATGGCAAAACTGGGTGTACCCATAAAAACTGGCtgtgtaactttttttttcccccacaaaAATTTGGACAAAAGTTTTCTGCACTGCCAACCAGAGGTTGTCGAGAGCAATCGAATGCCAAAGCCTACCCCCACTATTTGATGAAGTGACCGAAATGCCCCTTTTCAAATTGCCACCTTCATTTCTCTCATTTGCCAATGGGAGACTATCCTCTAAAAATATAACAGAAAACCCTAAATAAGAACTGAGAGCGTGTATGCACTGTTAGTTTCAATCTGCTGACCCTTCAGTTATTGTTTGGACAGATCTCTGCTTGTTGCAAATGCTGGGGATTGTCGGGCCGTGTTGTCTCGTCTTGGAGTTGCCATAGAAATGTCAAGAGATCATAGACCCTGCTGTATAAAGGAAAGGAAGCGCGTTGAATCCTTGGGTGGTTTCATTGATGATGGTTATTTGAATGGGCAGTTGGGTGTAACCCGGGCTCTTGGGGATTGGCACCTTGAAGGGATGAAGGAAACTAATGACCAAGGTGGACCATTGAGTGCTGAACCAGAACTGAAAATGATTACATTAACCAAGGAGGATGAGTTCTTGATCATCGGCAgtgatggagtatgggatgtcTTTACAAATCAAAATGCTGTTGACTTTGCTAGGAGGAGACTCCAGGAGCACAATGATGTGAAGATGTGCTGTAAGGAAATGGTGGAAGAGGCAATGAAGCGAGGGGCAATAGATAATCTCACAATTGTGATGGTAGGCTTCCACTCAGATCCACCTCCCCCTTGTGTAGTGCAAAAGGGTATAGTGAGGAGGAGTATATCTGCAGAAGGGCTTCACAATCTTAGATGCCTTTTAGGTGAGAACTAATTTATGAGTGGCTAATTAATTGGTTACTCCCGGGAGTTTTCTGTATATAATTCTTCCAGGAAGTAAATTTTGGGTAACAAATTTCTAGCCAGGTGCTCAAATTTTCAACTTGTATATTCTTAATTGTTAAAAATTACGTTTTGGGATTGTTCTATCCAAGAATTCATAGGATGAATAGGTAACTTAGGCGTTCAGTATTTGTATTTGATTTCTGTATGAACCATCCGGACCTGGTGTATTTGTAATGGATCTGTTATGCTAAACAACAGAATCTCTTGTGATGGAATGGCAATCCGAAAACTTTCTTCGTCAGttttttcctccatttctggGCAATTTGATTACCCGGTTATGCATCCAAGTGCTGCCCAGCAGTCGCGCTGGAGAGGATTCGCATCCCATCTGGTTGCCTCATTGAAAAGATTAGTTTGTTGGCTATGAATGCAAGCATGGCTGAAAGATCTACTATAGTCTCTCCTCCAAGGCTTTTTATGTATTCTTTACTTCAACATTTTAAGAATTCTGTGATGACGCTCCACCATTATTACTGGGAGAAATGTCTCAAAAGGCATTTTTACAGATGTAATGGAATCCTAGTGAGAAGGATTTGGTGGTTGTTTGGTCATGAGTCTCATGACTAATGGTGCCTTCTTTTCCATGTTAAGATATATTAGGACCTTTATAAAATATCAATTTGTTTACATGTTCTGATTAATTAGCCATCTCAATCTGTTGTTCGAATCCAATGCTCATCAGCCATGTTCATCTACCCAAGAGCTAGCATACTCAATGAAGGGCAAACGAAGTGGGGATTATGATTGTTACATGAGCATAAAATACGGAAGCACCAACTTTAACCCCACCTTCTTGATTGAGTAATTCATGGTATATATCAAGATGATACATTTGGCCCAGCCGATCATAGATGTTAGGAACaaggacagagagagagaacaagcaTTTCATACACAAACTAAAACCATCAAATTTCTTGTTACCAACCAACTTTTAATATCGACACCTTGATCGATTGATTCACGTGTGAAGCCAATGGGGGAACATTCAGATGGAGAAATTCTGAAGAAACAAATTCACGATGCTTACTTTATAATGCAGAATATAAATGTTCCAACAAGAAGCAAAAATATTACAACAAATTGAGTGATTAATGgaaccgttttttttttttttttttacatggaaaATATTACTCAACTTGAACTTGTCCTAGATGATCATATCTCAATAAGATGATTCTAAAAATTAATCCACAACAATTATCCTCACTTGATTTTTAAGATGATGAACAAGGAGCTAACCTGAAGCTTGTGTTTCAATCAGGAAAAGCCTCATCCCCTTGTGATTCTTCACTCCATAAAGAAATGGACTGCTTAAGCAAGCGATGTCCAtaaacctccccccccccccccccctttcacCCACACTATGACCCCATTGACCATCATATGTGTGGATGTCACTGACCAAAATAATATTACTTCTGCTTAGGCTTATTAACAATGTTGGTTTATTTAAATCTGATTATCTCGTGACAGGAAGCACCAATGAAGCATACCTTCGGGCTTCTCATGAAAGTAAAACATGCGAAGGAGGTGGGATGGCAACATGGGAATATCTGGACCTATTTTGCTGAACTGCAAATTTTAACCATAGGACGTGACATGGCCTACAAGAGAAATACCTCTATTTTTGGATATTCAGAATTTTTGACTAAACTTAATTTCCATCTCAAAACAACTGATGATGATGTAATTACCTTCTTAAAATACTTGGCTTTTTGGGTTCTCTGCAAGAGAACCTCTCTTCCCCACCCACTTTCTTATAATGATGTACATTCTCTTTGATGGTATTAacgatatttttcttttcattaaaNNNNNNNNNNNNNNNNNNNNaaaaaaaaaaaaaaacaaaacaaaacaaaacaaaacaaaacaaaacaaaacgaaACAAAAGACAAAGGGGCTAACCCAGTGAGTGCTCGTGTGCTGCCAGTTCCAATCCCAGATAATGGAGGGTTGCCTAAGCTTCTATGCCTGCATCCAACTTTTATCCAAAATCTTTACAGAAATGAACTCTCAAAGTGAAGATTATGCAGGGGCATGGGGAACAGAATGCACTAGCATCTCCAAATATATGGGATAAGGCTTTCTTAATGCCACTAAAACAAACAAGGACCCATCCAATCACTAGATTCTTGACAACCCTATAACAATTTGGTGTTTGGTGGAAGTCATCAAAATGATGCCAAAGATTAGCATTGAGTTTCAAAACAAAATAACTAAATTTTATACCATATGAAATTTAATAGAAGCATCATCTCACTTATAACCATTATCAAGCTACACATATAGCAGATTCTTGAGTGTCTCTGGCTATTGTATAAGAAAAAGGAGATCAAGACAAAGGAAATTTCCTCAGAGTGAATTGTTTGTTTCAAAAGGATACCTTGCCTAAACATGGATTATAGAAGGGACTGAAACAAGATAATAGGTCCCACATAGAAGACCTTCAAGGTACGCCTTATCCCATTGCACAAAAGCAAAGTAATACAAGATTCCAGAATTGAGAAGGAACAACATATATGATCTAAGCTAGAACTTAATTGAACAAAAAAAGGTCGGGTGGAAAGAAACATATAGGTCTTTTTGATGATCATTCCCCATACTTTATGGTCAAATTCAACCAAATAAAAAGTTCTCATAAACCAATGGTATGCATTTCTTGAAGATTTCAAATAGCCCTGGAACTGAATTGGAGTGAGCTGATAGAAAGAACAGTAAGAACCATGGAAAAAATCACCTGTGGTACAATGTCATACTAACAGACCATCCATCAAATAGtaattctgttttcttttccaaaattgATAACTAAGAAGACTGGAAACAAGTGAACACAttcaaaacaaaaaggaaatgaaacaaagaacTAGGAATCTAAAGAGTTATGAATATTTTGGTATTCCTCTTGTGGTCAATAGTTATAATTACAACAAACTCCCAAAGCTAATATTGGAGCAGTAGAGATTACAACACATGCTACACCGGTATCTCAGACCTCCCTCaacaaaatgggagaaaaatGGAGATTTTCATTTGTAATGTGGTATTAATTTTACATCGACAGATCAATAGATTAACTGGGTATAAAGAATGAGAAGCGAGGAAACATACATGAATGTTGCCCAAGCAAGAGAGGTTGCTCTCACCTCACTGGCATGCTTTCACGAAACCATTTTCCCTCACTCAAATTGCTATTAATCTCAGCTCGTGCAAGGCGAATCAAGAATAAAATCGCAAGAAGAATAGAGACAATAAGCATAAGAAATACACTGTTCCATCCTGTGGTTGAAATATATCCAGTAAGTAAAGGACCCAGAGCTGCCCCAACTGAACCAGTGCCATCTATGATGGCTGTCACTGTAGCCAAAGCCCGGGAATTCCCTTTGATCAAGCTCTGTGTACCCAGATCAGTAGCAACAGCTGTTGTAATAAGTGAGTATGGGCCAGTCACAAGCAACCCAGATAGAAACATCAATCCAGTGCTGGAACACATAGAGATGCTTCCATAAGTTCGGTACAAGATGAGGGCTGGGACTGAGAATATTAAGAATAGAATTGAAGTAACAGCACGAGCCTCAATCCTATCAGAAATATAACCAGCCGAGATCCCACCAAATATCCCTCCAATATCAAATATTGTCGAAAACATTCCAGCAGTTTCATGTGATAAATGCACTCCAGCAACAGCTTCAATACCAAGATGAAACTAGAGTGAATAACCAAGTTGGTTGTTTCATCtattaaaatcaaaacttgTAGCAAATTTAGCAAAAACTGTaactgaaattttaattttgagcTTACCCGTATGCCTTATATAGAAGGGCAACCAATACAGGAAAGTATAAGACACGAGCTTGGAGAAAAAGAGGCAGAAAGCATATGGTGCCACACCCGGCAACCTCCAAGCCTCCAAGAATCCAATAGCAGCTAATGAAACCGGAGACCCAGATTGAAGGAgatcctcttcttcccctttgatttcCTCCGAAGCTACCACATACTCAGCTTTTGAATCTGATAACATCTCCACATCTTTTTCCAGGGATTCAAACCCTGCATCTTCCGGAGTCACGATGAGGAACAGAAAAACCACTAATCcgatcaaaataaggaaaattccAGGCAACGCGAAGGACCAACCCCAACCGAAAGCTAAGACTGAGGAGGCAACGACTGAACCCAACACATTACCAATAGAAGCATGCGAACTCCAGATCCCCATTATCAATCCTCTCTTCGATTTCCCGAACCAGTTCCCCAAAACAGAGACAACGCAAGGCCAACCTGTCGACTGAAACAATCCACTGACGATCTGAACCAgcaagaagaaccctaaattatGAATCTTCCACCAATACGCTAAACCAAAAACAACTGTAGAAATTCCACTACCGAACATTccgaatgaaagaaaaagccgcAGATCGATCCGATCTCCAATGTGTCCAGCGAAATACATACCAATCGAATAAGCAGAGAGGAAAGCGAGATCGAGCTCTCCCAACCTGTGAGGTCCACGTCTTCCATCGAACGGAGCCCATCCTGTATCAATTGAGCTGGAATTCCTATCTATTTCAGTGTCGGCCAATTGAACCTCGGGACCTAACACGCTCTTAACGATGCTTGGAGGCTTTCGAGAGGCATGGAACGCTGCGTAAGCGAAGAAAGTAATGAGAAGGACTTGAGTCTGATAGAAAACTATGCTTCTCTGAGAGATTTTGGTTACAGAGAGAAGATTGAAACCAGGAGCTAGAGTTCGGGGATTAGCTTCCATTTTCAATTTGATTCTCAGTTAAACGAAGACGAAAGATAAAAGCTTCCGGACTCGGACCTGCCGCCATCGTTGAAATAACGGTCAACCACCCATTGTCAAATAGGCATTTCCCATGCCACACACATTCTCAATTTTTTATGGCATTTCCCATGCCTACGCACGtcctcattttttatttatttcacacTCCTCATCAAACGTACCCTCTGATGTCAACACTGTTAGAATCAAATgttaaatatcttttttatCCCATTCCATTTATCCAAACATTAGAAAACAAACCTAAATAAGTCCGATTACTTATAGGGTTGCCTCTGGGCACGACGTTGTTGTTGATAGTCATATTCTGTTCGAGCGGGCTCTTCTCCTACTACTACCACTAGTAAAAGCTCCACTCTCTCCGTTGATCTTTCTCCGATGATACCGATCCCGACGTCGATACAACCCCTGAATCACCTTCCAAATGTAAACCCACCAACAGAGTAAGTCTCTTGTCCTTGCTTCTCTCTATTCTTCCCTGATtataaaaaatcttaaattgtTCAtttatgtaggggtgtcaaccggtttggtcggttcggtttcgatcgggcttaatcgggcttgaagactttcaatgGCTGCACCgagtccgcccatttaactaatcgggcttagttattgagggcatggtatgcTTTATAATCGGTCGATCGTCCTtaggctataatcgggctaccttaatcagGCTTTAGTCAAGCCTGAACCGgactacggacatgtttaatattAAGCGGGTTTTAatcgatttttaaacgggccctctttaaatgtgctcttatattccaggccactcatgcaaacccaaaaaaatgacaataaatcaataaatgatatcaaatataaccattatttaaaatgtaaacatgtttttactttttagtttttactctttaatttggggggtaaaataggtattctacaatcattaaagggtcgggccaggccggtgcacaataggccggtctcgatcgggtgttatttggtcggtctcgatcgggcgacCGACtatccaagtagcaaaatcgagaccgaccgtttgtaAACTGGCCGAGCTCaaacccgacacgtttaataaactgTTCGGGCCGGGccagtctataaacggtcggtcccagtcgatttagtcgggtcaggccacgaattgacacccctacatttaTGTGTGTTTTTTACTGTAATTACTTGTCAGGACTCGAAGCTAAACATGAGTGAAAGGTTACCAGTAGTAATGCCCAGAGATTCGATTCCAAAGTTCATAGCTTTGCTGTGTCATTGTGAACCACAACGACTGGGGAAGATTGCCTTAGTGGTTTATAAGCCACAGCCACCACCTCCTCAACCACTGCTGTACATGTTTCCTCTTTACTGTTAACGTTGTACCTGAGCTTcagaaccctaaaaccaaagtcacctaaggaagaagatgaagcttGATAAGGGCAAACATGTAATCCACTCTCTCCGATTTCAGAACAGTAAATCCCAagttcaaaaaccctaaactccaatGGTTAATGgtttctcaaggaagaagatgagaataaggGTTGAGGGCAAATAGGTAGATAGAATCTCACTTAGGAGGgaaatgtttgtaattataaattTCACAAGGAGGGTAGCATAATAGATAAAACatttaggggaggggagtgaaatttcctcttcatttatttaagtaaagaaaaaaataaataaaaatatgtgTAGGCATTGTATAAACCTTAGGCTCAGAGAGCCTTTCCCTTCTTGTTGATAGGGTAAGGGTTCTCTAAGTGGCTAGGATTCATGTGCCTCCTCAAATGAAATagacatatttttattttttagagcaaagagaaaaatgataaaatttttaTGTGAAAAGCATAGGAAACATTGGTCTTCCGAGACTTTTCCATTGTTAAGACTAAATGCAAAAGAGATCCCCATATAGACTAATAGTGTGAGTATATTTtcccacattctctctcttctcctgatATCTTCTCTTACCTCCCTTGTCTAGCAAATCTTGCATATTGATTGCAATGTGATGTAGGAGGTACATGAGGAACCCTTATCGGAAGATTAGAATAGTCAAGGGTTTCCCACACTTTTCATCTAtgttggggaggggggggggatctcCCACGTCATACCAATCATGGTTTTGTCAATGGGGAACCCACATGGCCAGAGAGGGCCAAGTGTCAATGCAAGCCCATATGGtcaaaatgtgagaaaatatGAGTAAGCATTCCCTCATCAACCGTATGGGATCTTTTTTTTAGTGTTACGAATAATATAAAGACTATTGCAAGAGACGTATAATTAATATGTCCGTAGGAAAGTGTGTCATCTCCATTAAAGTAGATCAAACCAGATCAGGATGATGAAGGTTGAGGCTTCTCAATTTACACTTTTCTTAAGACCATAGACACCCCATATTGGTGCAACCAAGTGTATATGAATGGCCTCTAAGATACAACAACCTAATGGCTACGAGCAGTAATAGTGCACTCTTAATGCAAACCCCGTCAAGTTCTATAAGGCCCTATTTGTTTAGAGGGGATTACGCTGGGGTGGGAATCCCTGACTTGAGGAGCCCATGTGTTAGTGGGATGAGAAGCAAAATAGTAAAGTAGTGAATAGTTACTGTTTATCCGCATTCCATAGgtgtttggactttggataGGTTTTTGAGATCCAAAGAAGGTAAAGTGAAGACAGAAGTCATGGACTTTGAAGGAaggggaagaggggagagagagagagaagggtgagGCAGGGGATATAGATGTTGCCGCAACAATTTCAGTTCCAGTAACAACCATGAGGAACGCAGATTCTGATTCACCATTTTTGCAATCAAATCGGagtgaataaaaaaagagagaggtgaTTTCTGCCCTAGAAATCTCCACtgatttgttctcttctttcttaGAAAGCTAACCATCGAAGTTCAGCAAATGCCTCCCCCAGGGGATCTTTAGAATTACCATTGCTTAGCTTTCAATTTGCCTCTGACcattaaatgaaatgtgaataACCGTCCCCCTCTCTTTGAAACAAGGGGTGCTTTCAGTTCTGTCGTGCTTCAAAAAATATTGTTTTGTCTTCTCCATATTACCATATCTCTAGAGTCAATAATGTTACATGAGGAGTGGTCGGAGCTCAAAGCCAAGATTCAGTGTTGGATCATGGTATGGAGAGGTagggaaaggaaggagaagagagaaaccgAGAGAGGGAAGTAGTTGCATCTCAGTTTTGATTCTGCTGTCACATGTTTCCATCTTATTTCTACTCTATTTGTCTtcactcttctattttttattttttttcacattgGAGCTCCAAATAGTTGCAGAGCGGTCATTAGATCTGGACCCTTTGGCCCATTTTGGATCCTTTCATTGTATGACAGGAAATTCGAAAAATTGAAGAGGATTGTGAGGGAATGGGGGGAGTTAGCCCAAACAGCAGGGTGGTCTACAGACTCTACACCATGCACCTTcgttgaatctctctctctctctctctctctctctctctctctctctctctctctctcataaactGCAATGGTGAAAGGAGTAAAGGGAGAAGGAAACTTCAGTAACTGTTGGTTGATTTCGATGGTGGAGAAGATGATTGCATGAGCAAGGTGTTGGGGGGAACCCATACATATCCAACACAAGGCACAATGGTGCAATGGTAGGTTTGGTGATGAAATAGGGGGTTTTGCAATGTGTGCGAATGGTTGCGGGAGTGGCAGGGCG
This genomic stretch from Macadamia integrifolia cultivar HAES 741 chromosome 2, SCU_Mint_v3, whole genome shotgun sequence harbors:
- the LOC122090789 gene encoding probable protein phosphatase 2C 27, producing the protein MEKQENSWQGFLNSHVKNWEQDSPSTRSTTDQVSSENYSAIFNSSPLESICEDTVVVDSKQNNSGNFVPAIRSGEWADIGGRQYMEDTHVCIADLAKKFGYDVLDREPISFFGVFDGHGGKGAANFVRENLPRVIVEDADFPLELEKVVMRSFMETDAKFASKCSLQSSLSSGTTALTAMIFGRSLLVANAGDCRAVLSRLGVAIEMSRDHRPCCIKERKRVESLGGFIDDGYLNGQLGVTRALGDWHLEGMKETNDQGGPLSAEPELKMITLTKEDEFLIIGSDGVWDVFTNQNAVDFARRRLQEHNDVKMCCKEMVEEAMKRGAIDNLTIVMVGFHSDPPPPCVVQKGIVRRSISAEGLHNLRCLLGEN
- the LOC122059780 gene encoding putative glycerol-3-phosphate transporter 5, whose product is MEANPRTLAPGFNLLSVTKISQRSIVFYQTQVLLITFFAYAAFHASRKPPSIVKSVLGPEVQLADTEIDRNSSSIDTGWAPFDGRRGPHRLGELDLAFLSAYSIGMYFAGHIGDRIDLRLFLSFGMFGSGISTVVFGLAYWWKIHNLGFFLLVQIVSGLFQSTGWPCVVSVLGNWFGKSKRGLIMGIWSSHASIGNVLGSVVASSVLAFGWGWSFALPGIFLILIGLVVFLFLIVTPEDAGFESLEKDVEMLSDSKAEYVVASEEIKGEEEDLLQSGSPVSLAAIGFLEAWRLPGVAPYAFCLFFSKLVSYTFLYWLPFYIRHTAVAGVHLSHETAGMFSTIFDIGGIFGGISAGYISDRIEARAVTSILFLIFSVPALILYRTYGSISMCSSTGLMFLSGLLVTGPYSLITTAVATDLGTQSLIKGNSRALATVTAIIDGTGSVGAALGPLLTGYISTTGWNSVFLMLIVSILLAILFLIRLARAEINSNLSEGKWFRESMPVR